The following is a genomic window from Candidatus Liberimonas magnetica.
ACTAACACTTATGCAAAACAAATAAGAGGTGAACCCAACCCCAACCAAAGAAGAGATAAAATCATATTTATAAGGGATATAGCAGAGGTAAAAGAGGCTTTGAGGGACCAGACAGGTTTTTCCAGGTATGACATGAAAGAAAATATATCTCTGGGTATTTTCCCCCAATCAGGCGCAAACCTGGTTAAAATGTCAGAATTAATAAAAAAGAAACTTGAAGAAGTAAAACTCAGAACCCCTAAAAATATTGACATAAAAATGATCTATGACCAGTCGGAATTTATAAAAGCTTCAATCGATGATATTTACGAAAATGCTATCGAAGGCGGAATCTTTACTTTTATAACGCTTTTAATATTCATGAGAAGCGCCTCAGCCTCGGTTATCATAAACCTTGCAATACCGATCTCAACTTTTGTCACTTTGATACTTATGTATTTTCAGAATATTACGATAAATACTATGTCTTTGGGCGGAATAGTCATAGGGTTCGGGTTTGTGGTAGACAGCGCCAATGTTGTAATGGAAGCCATTATAGTTGACTTCCACAATAAACCCGGTAAAAACCAGAAAGATCTGGTGTATGAAGCTACGGTAGTTCTTGTACCGTCCGTGATAAGTTCTACTCTTACCAGTATTGCTATATTTATACCTTTCATTTTTATAACCGGCATGGCCGGGCAGCTCTTCAAGCAAATGGCCCTTACCATCACGTTTGGCATGATAGCCTCTATTTTTGTAGCTCTTTTCCTTGTCCCGACATTTTTGGCTAAAATGGACCTTTCAAAATTCAGTATAGAATTCGGGCAAAGTTTTTCGCAGAAATATTTTATTCCTAATTTAAGAAGCATATTGAAGTGGGGATGGGGTAAAATGCTCTTTGTTTTAGGAATATATACATTTTTTGGCTTGTTGTTTTTCGTTTTGATCCCTAAAGAGTTCATGCCGAAAGCCGATGAAAGGCGTTTCATCCTTAATCTCTCGATGACCCCGGATACGCCTTTGAACATAACAAACGATATCTCAAAACGTATCGAAAGACACCTTCAAACTGTGCATGAAATAAAAGACATGTCAGTAATCGTAGGGTCTACAGGCGATGAAGTCGGCAGTGCATCGGTTGAGACACTCGGTTCCTATCAAGCAAGGATTGTAGCACGGTTGAACAGGAAAGGCAGGTCTACGAACGAGGTAGTTTCAAAACTAAGCGATGAAATTAAGACCTGGAATATTAAAAACATTACGACCGAGTTTATTACCGAGCAGGGCTTATTCGGGTCATCTATCGGGTCGGGTTCAGGCCTTGTCGTAGAAGTAAAAGGGAAAAACCTGAACAGCTTGAAAGAAAGGTCTGAAGAGATCAAAGAACGCATGGAGAAGATAAACAATTTCTACGGAATAAAAATAAATCCGTCCGGCTTTGTGCCTCAGCTTAAAGTCGTAATAGACAGGGAAAGGGCTTCCTTGTTCGGGCTTTCAACACAAGACATATCTGCCATGAGCCTTGCCGCAATAAAAGGCCATGTTGCCACAAAACTAAAGACAAAAGACGACGAGTATGACATAAGAGTGAGGATGCGGCCTGGTGACAGGGATTCCCTGGAAAAGGTGAATGAAATGACGGCCTATTCACCGTCGGGTATGACGATCCAGTTAAAACAGATCAGCCAATCCGTTTTTGTAGATTCACTCCCCGAAATAAAAAGATCGGAAGGCGACAGGACATACTTTGTTACATCGAATGTCAAGGGGAGTTTTAATAAGGCCGTAAGTATCCTTCAAAAAGTTCTTGAGGAACTTCCTAAAAAAGAAGATATCGTAACTAATATCGCAGGTGAAATGCTTGCGATACAAGAATCTATGGCGTCTTCGGGATTTGCCATGATTCTTGGCGTAATAATAATTTTTATGATCCTTGCATCCGAGTTTGAATCCCTGAGGCAGCCTCTAATAGTCATGTTTGCAGTGCCTCTGGGGGTTTTAGGCGCTGTTTACACGCTTTATTTCACAGGCCAGTCTATTAACTCCATTTCGATGCTCGGAATGATAATGCTCTTAGGCCAGGCTGTAAGTATTTCTATATTCCTTGTAGACAGGTATAATTACATGCAGGAAAATAATACAGACAACCTGGGTTTAGAAGACATCATAGTAGAAGCCACCAGTTCCCGTTTAAGGCCGGTCTTAATGACAACTCTTACAAGTATCGTAGGATTGATCCCCCTCGCTTTAGGGCTTGGACAGGAGGGCTCCGGCTCAAACCAATCCATGGCAATAACTGTCATAGGCGGCCTTTCATTCGCCCTCGGAATGTCTCTTTTCTTTGTCCCGTTGATATATTTTTTAACGTCAGCCAAACCCGCAGTTGAACTGCCTCCGGCTGAACAACCGGCGGTTGAATTACCTCCGGTTGAACCGCCCCTAGCTAAGCCACCAGACGAGCTGCCTCAGAAAATAGAACCGCCAAAAACCTCAGAAGAGAAAAAACAGGAACCAGACGAAGACCATTTATCTCTTTAATTTTTATTCTACAAATTAAAAAGAAACCTATTAGTGGAGCCCCTCCGGCAGGAGCGGGAGGCTCCATAAATTTCGCGACCTCCCGCGGTTCCAATCCGCATTCATCCCCCATCGGGAGATGGGGGATTTCATAGCGCGGGATTA
Proteins encoded in this region:
- a CDS encoding efflux RND transporter permease subunit; this encodes MNLLRLPVDRPVTTIMLFLAISLFGVISWSRIPQELFPSMEFPQITIVTKYEGAGPEEAEKLISKLVEESMGTVKNIKKVSSVSKEGVSIVTCEFRWGTNMNFSAMEVREKIDLIKEALPKESRDPIVLKYNPMQVEAMILSASYKNEETSLWKMAELRSFCKKNIKDEMERIDGVAKVEVRGGEKKEILVEIDKGRLLANQISIMDVISSLKNANVTYPAGTIKEQTYEYLVKTVGEFQTISDISSLAFSAQEQPNTNTYAKQIRGEPNPNQRRDKIIFIRDIAEVKEALRDQTGFSRYDMKENISLGIFPQSGANLVKMSELIKKKLEEVKLRTPKNIDIKMIYDQSEFIKASIDDIYENAIEGGIFTFITLLIFMRSASASVIINLAIPISTFVTLILMYFQNITINTMSLGGIVIGFGFVVDSANVVMEAIIVDFHNKPGKNQKDLVYEATVVLVPSVISSTLTSIAIFIPFIFITGMAGQLFKQMALTITFGMIASIFVALFLVPTFLAKMDLSKFSIEFGQSFSQKYFIPNLRSILKWGWGKMLFVLGIYTFFGLLFFVLIPKEFMPKADERRFILNLSMTPDTPLNITNDISKRIERHLQTVHEIKDMSVIVGSTGDEVGSASVETLGSYQARIVARLNRKGRSTNEVVSKLSDEIKTWNIKNITTEFITEQGLFGSSIGSGSGLVVEVKGKNLNSLKERSEEIKERMEKINNFYGIKINPSGFVPQLKVVIDRERASLFGLSTQDISAMSLAAIKGHVATKLKTKDDEYDIRVRMRPGDRDSLEKVNEMTAYSPSGMTIQLKQISQSVFVDSLPEIKRSEGDRTYFVTSNVKGSFNKAVSILQKVLEELPKKEDIVTNIAGEMLAIQESMASSGFAMILGVIIIFMILASEFESLRQPLIVMFAVPLGVLGAVYTLYFTGQSINSISMLGMIMLLGQAVSISIFLVDRYNYMQENNTDNLGLEDIIVEATSSRLRPVLMTTLTSIVGLIPLALGLGQEGSGSNQSMAITVIGGLSFALGMSLFFVPLIYFLTSAKPAVELPPAEQPAVELPPVEPPLAKPPDELPQKIEPPKTSEEKKQEPDEDHLSL